In Herpetosiphon gulosus, the DNA window CATTATGGGCGCATTGTCTGTAGTGCCTAATTGATTAATGCTCAATCCAATAGCTTATGATGAAAACCACTCAACCAGCCCATCCGATCGCTTGGACACTCGGCAATCTGCTGCTTTTTTGTGGTATGTATTTGCTGCTGTATGTTGGTGGCATGTACGCCGATGATTTTTATAATCGCTTGGCGGCGCGTGGCGATAGTACGCTGCCAATTGCTGTGCCAATCATCACGCCCCCTGAGCCAGCAATAACTACATTTCAGGCCCCCACGCTCAATCAACAAACTGTCAGCGACCAACCACCAGCCTTGATTGCCAGTGACCATTCCACGATCAGCCGGATTCAAATTCCGCGCATTGAGGTTGATCAAAAGGTGATCGAGGTTGGTTGGGAATTGCAAGCTGATGTGGCAACATGGCAAGTTGCTAAATATGCAGTTGGTCATCATCAAGGCAGCGCCAACCCCGGCCAACCAAGCAATATTGTGCTAGCAGGCCATGTCGGT includes these proteins:
- a CDS encoding sortase codes for the protein MMKTTQPAHPIAWTLGNLLLFCGMYLLLYVGGMYADDFYNRLAARGDSTLPIAVPIITPPEPAITTFQAPTLNQQTVSDQPPALIASDHSTISRIQIPRIEVDQKVIEVGWELQADVATWQVAKYAVGHHQGSANPGQPSNIVLAGHVGGSAPVFDRLIETQPGDQIVLYSNGQQYLYVVQSNERVQEVGVSAEQRLTNAAYMNPTPTETITLITCWPPTGPNAFDQRIIVRAVPYTSAAEQPAGSNWQMR